The Tenacibaculum jejuense genome includes a window with the following:
- a CDS encoding ABC transporter permease, with amino-acid sequence MNKLKLIIQREFIAKVKNKSFIIMTFLSPLLMVGMGALVFFLTKKNKEKVKKIVFVDESGIFSKDVFKDSKTLQFEDYTKLGIEETKKKVEEGDYYGALYLPKKDSLEILAKSIEFYSKDSPGLTVMDDIERKIDARLRNLKLTDFGIDLAKIKASKISSDVKMYNFSGEESSKAKNVASIIAGGAAGYLLFMFVLIYGTSVMRSVIEEKTSRIIEVIVSSVKPFQLMLGKIIGNASAGLLQFFIWGIILFALSMILPAIFGVSISEMQTAQVSAEQMETIKQAADMGKFEKIIRGVLDLPLLQMFILFIFYFFGGYMLYSSLFAAIGAAVDNETDSQQFMTPIMLPLILGVYVGFFTVINDPHGPISVIFSYIPFTSPIVMLMRIPFGVAWWEIVISLLILILTFMSAVWIAAKIYRVGILMYGKKPNYKDLWKWIRYSS; translated from the coding sequence ATGAACAAGTTAAAGTTAATTATACAACGCGAGTTTATTGCAAAGGTTAAAAATAAATCATTTATAATAATGACTTTTTTAAGTCCATTATTAATGGTTGGTATGGGAGCTTTAGTATTTTTCTTAACTAAGAAAAATAAAGAGAAAGTGAAAAAAATAGTTTTTGTTGATGAATCTGGAATCTTTTCTAAAGATGTATTTAAAGATTCTAAAACATTACAATTTGAAGATTATACAAAATTAGGTATAGAGGAAACTAAGAAAAAAGTAGAAGAAGGAGATTACTACGGAGCATTATACCTACCTAAAAAAGATAGTTTAGAAATTCTAGCAAAATCAATAGAGTTTTATTCTAAAGACTCTCCAGGATTAACTGTAATGGATGACATTGAAAGAAAGATAGATGCGCGTTTACGAAACCTTAAGTTAACTGATTTTGGAATAGATTTAGCAAAAATTAAAGCTTCTAAAATTTCTTCAGATGTAAAAATGTATAATTTCTCTGGAGAAGAATCATCTAAGGCCAAGAATGTAGCGAGTATAATTGCTGGAGGTGCTGCAGGTTATCTACTGTTTATGTTTGTTTTAATTTACGGAACTTCTGTAATGCGTAGTGTTATCGAAGAAAAAACAAGTAGAATTATCGAAGTAATTGTTTCTTCAGTAAAACCTTTTCAGCTAATGTTAGGTAAAATTATAGGTAATGCATCTGCAGGTTTATTACAGTTCTTTATTTGGGGGATTATATTATTTGCTTTAAGTATGATTTTACCAGCAATATTTGGTGTAAGTATTTCTGAAATGCAAACTGCTCAAGTTTCCGCAGAACAAATGGAAACAATAAAACAAGCAGCTGATATGGGGAAATTTGAAAAAATCATTAGAGGTGTTTTAGATTTACCATTACTTCAAATGTTTATTTTATTTATCTTTTATTTCTTTGGAGGTTACATGTTATATAGTTCTTTATTTGCAGCTATAGGAGCAGCAGTAGACAACGAGACAGATTCACAGCAATTTATGACTCCAATAATGCTACCTTTAATATTGGGAGTTTATGTTGGGTTCTTTACAGTAATAAATGATCCTCACGGACCAATTTCGGTGATATTTTCATATATACCATTTACATCGCCAATTGTTATGTTAATGCGTATCCCATTTGGTGTAGCTTGGTGGGAAATTGTAATTTCGTTATTAATATTAATTCTTACTTTTATGAGTGCTGTTTGGATAGCTGCTAAAATATATAGAGTTGGTATTTTAATGTACGGAAAGAAACCGAACTATAAAGATTTATGGAAGTGGATTCGTTATAGTTCATAA
- a CDS encoding mechanosensitive ion channel family protein: protein MEEINNVLNYTFHYNDHISISVKSILILIAVIMLASFLLKLFKRYVKGKLQAQDKNKFDTVFSFGKWLLYIIIFLITLQSSGVQITAVFAASTALLIGVGLALQTFFQDIISGIFIIMDQSVHVGDYIEIDGKVGRVVDIKLRTTRAVTIENKVLVIPNHLYLKNSLYNWTQNGSKTKSSVQVGVAYGTDVQLVKKILLQTADEHKQILKTPEPIVLFKNFGDSSLDFELVFSIHNSFQLAIIQSDLRFRIDELFREHQISIPFPQRDVHIIQKNE, encoded by the coding sequence ATGGAGGAAATAAATAACGTATTAAACTATACTTTTCATTACAACGATCATATTAGCATCAGTGTAAAATCAATATTAATACTGATAGCTGTAATTATGTTAGCTTCTTTTCTTTTAAAGTTATTTAAAAGATATGTAAAAGGTAAATTACAAGCTCAAGATAAAAACAAGTTCGATACTGTTTTTTCTTTCGGAAAGTGGTTGTTATACATTATTATTTTCTTAATCACATTACAAAGTTCTGGAGTTCAGATTACAGCAGTTTTTGCAGCGTCTACAGCCTTATTAATTGGTGTTGGTTTGGCACTCCAGACTTTCTTTCAGGATATTATTTCTGGAATCTTCATTATTATGGATCAAAGTGTTCATGTAGGAGATTATATTGAAATTGATGGTAAAGTAGGTAGAGTTGTTGATATCAAATTACGAACTACAAGAGCTGTAACTATCGAAAATAAAGTGCTTGTGATACCTAATCACTTGTATTTAAAAAACAGCTTATACAATTGGACACAAAACGGAAGTAAAACTAAAAGTTCAGTACAAGTTGGAGTTGCTTATGGAACAGATGTTCAGTTGGTGAAAAAAATATTACTTCAAACTGCCGATGAGCACAAACAAATCTTGAAAACACCTGAACCAATTGTTTTATTTAAAAACTTTGGAGATAGTTCTTTAGATTTTGAGCTTGTTTTCTCAATTCATAATAGCTTTCAATTGGCTATTATACAGAGTGACTTACGTTTTCGAATAGATGAATTATTCAGAGAGCATCAAATTAGTATTCCTTTTCCACAACGAGATGTTCATATTATTCAAAAAAATGAATAG